From Ipomoea triloba cultivar NCNSP0323 chromosome 5, ASM357664v1, the proteins below share one genomic window:
- the LOC116020532 gene encoding uncharacterized protein LOC116020532 translates to MEIRRAFASSSRQGNPGDIRNKMDSLEKTDRFSVAINPREIELRALVQTDCKEMEKALNDTNESNHQLGASPESLLQRVNSQKMAFSLKNFMGEDQSFFFEVVTDLFSEDTGVSRPADSLFHAAMEEYTDVLAIRLLVAIRRSPEKIRRFRCCTLLRRLVEGKWSHIHLSFQERCKELLFQLLRREQEWDILKGLCACVSIIASSQQCEWPELVDIMFEWLSPKEKSVAGILFSQIIPIPKWWDTFRPAAGNLGLAFYSMLKEASADNRTKTAIAGAAAKLMLHFHTPNHLELLAAVISVFGGPDVVYDEDLALSALDALNILGREKVELFTPRIMSSLANEWFPPEMNNEYMRHLIVKLLITVGEGGDQHREMIRNFPSYAIEELFTQLLHVIWVEDDISWDVHEMGAGKMPMSSSADHSLRRLAMVLGQDLVVSCLANLLPNYFNDNDWKKRYTGVISLGLIAPSLIPSKTHATIAMSSFCQNGCSDIFKPYLDKMQRGLCVLLETPGKTIEAALSGLASLAESAKDDFRPFGDTVIDKLNNLRSKEVSNRMLVAKILHCITVVELAVGKSVVHVEKTFMALQAQLVGVDTDDEVKCVLLQGGLPATRHYCEEDLVGH, encoded by the exons ATGGAGATCAGGAGAGCCTTTGCTAGCTCCTCGAGACAGGGAAACCCCGGGGACATACGTAACAAGATGGATTCGTTGGAAAAGACAGACCGATTCTCCGTTG CCATCAACCCTCGGGAAATTGAACTGAGAGCGTTGGTGCAGACTGATTGCAAAGAGATGGAAAAGGCTCTTAATGATACCAACGAAAGCAATCATCAGCTGGGAGCTAGCCCTGAAAGTTTGTTGCAGAGAGTTAATTCGCAGAA GATGGCGTTTTCTCTGAAGAACTTCATGGGAGAAGATCAATCTTTTTTCTTTGAGGTGGTCACCGACCTCTTCTCCGAAGACACAGGAGTCTCTCGTCCGGCGGATTCCCTCTTTCACGCGGCCATGGAAGAATATACTGATGTTTTGGCCATTAGACTCCTCGTTGCCATCAGGAGGAGCCCGGAAAAGATACGAAGATTTCGTTGTTGCACTCTACTGAGGCGTCTTGTGGAAGGAAAATGGTCCCACATCCACCTTTCTTTTCAAGAAAGGTGCAAGGAATTGTTATTTCAGTTACTCAGGCGGGAACAAGAATGGGACATACTCAAAGGGCTGTGTGCATGTGTGTCCATCATTGCCTCCTCCCAGCAGTGTGAATGGCCAGAGTTGGTGGATATTATGTTCGAATGGCTATCCCCCAAAGAAAAATCGGTAGCAGGTATCTTATTCTCCCAAATTATTCCTATTCCTAAATGGTGGGATACCTTTAGACCCGCAGCTGGCAATTTAGGTCTAGCCTTCTACTCCATGCTGAAGGAGGCATCTGCAGATAACAGAACCAAAACCGCAATCGCGGGTGCTGCAGCAAAACTGATGTTGCATTTCCATACTCCAAATCATTTAGAGTTGTTGGCCGCAGTGATCAGCGTATTTGGGGGCCCGGATGTTGTTTATGATGAAGATCTTGCGCTTAGTGCTCTTGATGCACTTAATATCTTGGGTAGAGAAAAGGTAGAGCTGTTCACACCTCGTATTATGTCCTCCTTGGCAAATGAATGGTTTCCCCCGGAgatgaataatgaatatatgAGACACCTGATAGTGAAGTTATTGATCACGGTTGGTGAGGGCGGTGATCAACATCGTGAAATGATTCGGAATTTTCCCAGTTATGCAATTGAGGAGTTATTCACACAGTTGCTTCACGTGATTTGGGTTGAGGATGACATTTCTTGGGATGTTCATGAAATGGGTGCAGGCAAAATGCCTATGTCCTCTTCTGCTGACCATAGTTTGAGGAGACTGGCAATGGTACTGGGGCAAGATCTAGTTGTGTCTTGTCTGGCTAACTTGCTCCCAAATTACTTTAATGACAATGATTGGAAAAAGCGTTACACTGGAGTTATATCCCtgggtttaattgcacccaGCTTGATCCCCTCAAAG acacaTGCAACAATAGCAATGTCATCCTTCTGCCAGAATGGTTGTTCAGATATATTCAAACCATACCTGGATAAAATGCAAAGGGGATTGTGTGTGCTCTTGGAG ACACCAGGAAAGACAATAGAAGCAGCATTGAGTGGGTTAGCCTCATTAGCTGAGTCAGCCAAG GATGATTTTCGACCATTCGGTGACACTGTTATAGACAAGCTAAACAATTTAAGATCAAAGGAAGTTTCCAATCGCATGCTAGTTGCCAAAATCCTACACTGCATCACTGTGGTTGAACTGGCTGTTGGAAAAAGTGTAGTCCATGTTGAAAag ACTTTTATGGCTCTTCAAGCACAACTTGTAGGTGTTGATACGGATGATGAAGTGAAATGTGTTTTGTTACAG GGGGGATTGCCAGCAACAAGGCATTATTGTGAGGAAGATTTGGTTGGCCATTGA
- the LOC116020944 gene encoding MLO-like protein 8 has product MAGGGGGDASRKIDETPTWAVAVVCTVIIVVSIALEKILHKLGTWLTDRHKKALYEALEKVKAELMILGFISLILVFSQYYIAGICIPMHVADSMLPCKKRSDSAEEEEHHRRLLSLERRILSAGKELKCKEGHVPLTSVDALHQIHILVFFLAVLHVIYSAITMLLGRLKIRGWKQWEEETSTHHYEFSNDPSRFRLTHETSFVRAHTSFWTRIPIFFYIGCFFRQFFRSVNKSDYMTLRNGFISVHLAPGSKFNFQKYIKRSLEDDFKVVVGVSPVLWGSFVVFLLLNVNGWQALFWASIIPLILILAVGTKLQAILTRMALEISERHAVVQGIPLVQGSDRYFWFGRPQLVLHLIHFALFQNAFQITYFLWIWYEFGVENCFHEDLGLVSVKIGLGVGVLFLCSYSTLPLYALVAQMGSRMKKSIFDEQTSKALKKWHMAVKKKHAKGEKSPTRTLGGSTSSKMGSPLRTSNNPSLHRFRSLGLPTRAYPLEDGDSDPENDPSTPMTASNNSAVIQVDHAGEEVELHVPHNGVETKNEDNFSFSKPEPQR; this is encoded by the exons ATGGCAGGTGGGGGTGGAGGTGATGCCTCAAGGAAGATTGATGAGACACCTACGTGGGCTGTGGCTGTTGTCTGTACAGTTATAATTGTCGTCTCTATTGCGCTGGAGAAGATTCTTCACAAGCTTGGAACG TGGCTCACAGACAGGCACAAGAAAGCTTTGTATGAGGCATTGGAGAAGGTCAAAGCTG AATTGATGATTCTGGGGTTTATCTCATTGATCCTTGTATTTAGTCAGTACTACATCGCTGGAATATGTATTCCAATGCATGTTGCTGACTCAATGCTTCCCTGCAAAAAAAGGTCTGATTCTGCTGAAGAAGAGGAACACCATCGGAGGCTCTTATCGTTGGAACGCCGAATTTTATCAGCTGGTAAAGAACTTAAATGCAAAGAG GGACATGTGCCTCTCACATCTGTTGATGCGCTGCATCAAATACACatccttgttttctttttggcaGTCCTTCATGTAATTTATAGCGCTATTACCATGTTGCTTGGAAGATTAAAG ATTCGTGGATGGAAACAATGGGAGGAAGAAACTTCAACTCATCATTATGAATTCTCAAATG ATCCTTCAAGATTCAGACTAACTCACGAAACATCTTTTGTAAGAGCTCATACGAGTTTCTGGACCAGGATTCCGATCTTCTTTTATATT GGATGCTTTTTCAGGCAATTCTTTAGATCTGTAAACAAGTCTGACTATATGACCCTGCGCAATGGCTTTATCAGT GTCCATTTAGCTCCGGGAAGTAAATTTAACTTCCAGAAGTACATCAAGAGGTCGTTAGAGGATGACTTCAAGGTAGTTGTGGGAGTCAG TCCCGTGCTTTGGGGGTCCTTTGTGGTTTTCTTGCTCCTAAATGTTAACG GTTGGCAGGCGCTATTTTGGGCATCCATCATTCCTTTAATT ctAATTTTAGCTGTCGGGACAAAGCTTCAAGCTATTTTGACCAGGATGGCTCTTGAAATCTCGGAAAGGCATGCTGTAGTTCAAGGAATCCCTCTCGTACAAGGCTCAGACAGATACTTTTGGTTTGGTCGGCCTCAATTGGTTCTTCACCTCATCCATTTCGCCTTATTTCAG AATGCATTCCAAATAACGTACTTCTTGTGGATATGG tatgaATTTGGAGTGGAAAATTGCTTCCATGAAGATCTCGGGCTGGTCAGTGTGAAAATTGGCTTAGG GGTTGGAGTGTTGTTCTTATGCAGCTATAGCACGCTGCCGCTATATGCCCTTGTAGCTCAGATGGGTTCACGCATGAAGAAATCCATCTTCGACGAGCAAACGAGCAAGGCGTTGAAGAAGTGGCACATGGCGGTAAAGAAGAAGCACGCCAAGGGAGAAAAATCTCCAACCAGGACCCTCGGTGGAAGTACATCGTCCAAAATGGGCTCCCCTCTTCGCACATCGAATAACCCCTCGCTTCACCGGTTCAGATCTCTTGGTCTCCCAACCCGGGCTTACCCTTTGGAAGACGGGGATTCTGACCCCGAAAATGATCCATCGACGCCTATGACAGCATCGAATAATAGTGCAGTTATACAGGTCGACCACGCGGGTGAAGAAGTGGAGCTGCATGTACCTCACAATGGAGTGGAGACGAAGAACGAAGACAACTTCTCGTTCTCAAAGCCCGAGCCTCAGAGGTGA
- the LOC116019910 gene encoding RNA-binding protein 38-like has product MAAQHASTAAAAAAGGGSGPGPGQFGDTSFTKVFVGGLAWETQSESLRRYFEQFGDILEGVVITDKHTGRSKGYGFVTFRDPEAASRACANPNPVIDGRRANCNLASLGRPQPFLHGSFRSTLPHLGPQAFRGVYMGNPVYQLPVPYGYQPGVPYPAYRYPAYAPEYAYPQIYGLSGTNPLPVGHMSPQPGSPGYTMMRGYLMPGPHMVQYHRPNVSGAITDGTTTAMQIPYHSGIVMPSPGQPQIAVRSHLPPFPQGSGSNQMSG; this is encoded by the exons ATGGCGGCGCAGCACGCGAgcacggcggcggcggcggcggcgggagGCGGGTCGGGTCCAGGCCCGGGTCAGTTTGGTGACACGTCTTTCACGAAGGTGTTCGTGGGAGGGCTGGCGTGGGAGACGCAGAGCGAGTCGCTGCGCCGCTACTTTGAGCAGTTCGGTGATATACTTGAGGGCGTCGTCATCACGGATAAGCATACTGGGCGTTCCAAAGGCTATGGCTTT GTGACATTCCGGGATCCTGAAGCTGCTAGTAGGGCTTGTGCCAACCCAAATCCAGTTATTGATGGTAGGAGGGCGAACTGCAATCTGGCTTCACTTGGCCGACCCCAACCATTTCTTCATG GATCTTTTAGGTCAACCCTCCCCCATCTCGGGCCGCAGGCTTTTAGAGGTGTGTACATGGGGAACCCCGTTTACCAGCTGCCAGTTCCGTATGGCTATCAACCTGGAGTGCCTTATCCTGCATATAG GTACCCAGCTTATGCCCCTGAATATGCATACCCTCAG ATTTATGGCTTATCAGGCACAAATCCGTTGCCAGTTGGTCACATGTCTCCCCAACCTGGCAGTCCCGGGTATACAATGATGCGGGGTTATCTCATGCCGGGTCCTCATATGGTACAGTATCATAGACCTAATGTTAGTGGAGCAATCACAGACGGGACTACTACTGCAATGCAAATACCATATCATTCAG GTATTGTCATGCCGTCTCCGGGTCAACCACAGATTGCAGTCCGCTCACATTTACCCCCGTTCCCTCAGGGTAGTGGCTCTAATCAAATGTCGGGTTGA
- the LOC116020943 gene encoding plant intracellular Ras-group-related LRR protein 4-like → MGTRAVSIEEVVEEIMRLHRSLPARPGIDDVEAAKSLVANVEREDQLKIDTISRQRKGKDVPEELFKVLQEMQRSMVQFQSKEQKREALKLLDLENAHLVFDDLVQRASKCLPSNSHTIYPSSNSSTDSSTLSLTNSASVSGSSFGSPATTATTSSFYNEREPLKASELFSKDDSYLTKAKSAIHVDGIGVVRYSDAPSIPKIVDSTLMPSSSSSHDGEKLSLIKLASLIEVSAKKGTLDLNLQSKLSEQVEWLPDSIGKLSSLITLDLSENRLIALPTTIGGLASLQKLNLSGNRIAELPDSVGDLLKLISLDLGGNHLKSLPVSIARLVNLQELDLSSNMLSSLPETIGCLVSLKRLIVETNDLEELPHTIGQCSSLVELRADYNRLKALPEAVGRIKTLEILSVRYNNVRQLPTTMASMENLKELNVSFNELESVPESMCFATTLVKLNVSNNFADLQSLPRSIGNLEMLEELDISNNQIRVLPDSFRMLSKLSVLKTEGNPLEVPPADIVAKGAKAVVQYMADLHAMRNMKAAQPVKQKKSWAQKLFSRSRVNKQRRVEYVKT, encoded by the exons ATGGGGACTAGGGCGGTGTCGATTGAGGAGGTTGTGGAAGAGATAATGAGGCTTCATCGATCCCTGCCGGCGCGGCCGGGGATTGATGACGTGGAGGCGGCGAAGTCGTTGGTTGCGAACGTGGAGAGGGAGGATCAGCTGAAAATCGACACGATTTCCCGGCAGAGGAAAGGCAAAGATGTTCCTGAGGAGCTGTTCAAGGTGTTGCAGGAGATGCAGAGGAGTATGGTTCAGTTTCAGAGCAAAGAGCAGAAGAGGGAGGCGTTGAAATTGTTGGACCTCGAGAATGCCCACTTGGTGTTCGACGATTTGGTTCAGAGAGCTTCTAAATGTTTGCCTTCCAATTCTCACACCATCTATCCTTCCTCAAATTCTTCCACGGATTCCAGCACTTTGTCTTTAACAAACTCCGCTTCCGTCTCCGGCAGCAGCTTCGGCTCTCCGGCCACCACTGCCACCACTTCTAGCTTTTACAACGAGAGGGAGCCGCTTAAAGCTTCTGAGTTGTTCAGTAAAGACGACAGTTATTTAACTAAGGCAAAATCCGCTATCCATGTGGATGGAATTGGAGTTGTTCGATATTCAGATGCCCCATCAATTCCCAAGATTGTTGATTCCACTTTGATGCCTTCTAGTAGCTCAA GCCATGATGGTGAAAAACTAAGCTTGATAAAACTTGCAAGCTTGATTGAAGTGTCAGCAAAGAAAGGAACCCTAGATCTGAATCTTCAGAGCAAATTGTCTGAACAAGTTGAATGGCTTCCTGATTCTATAGGGAAGCTATCAAGTTTGATCACTTTGGATTTATCCGAAAACCGGCTAATTGCTTTACCGACTACTATAGGGGGTCTTGCATCGTTGCAGAAACTAAATTTAAGTGGAAACAGAATTGCAGAGCTGCCAGATTCCGTTGGAGATCTTCTCAAATTGATCTCGCTTGACCTTGGTGGAAACCATTTGAAATCGTTGCCTGTTTCTATTGCTAGATTGGTCAACCTCCAGGAACTTGATTTGAGTTCCAACATGCTCTCTTCACTCCCGGAGACGATTGGTTGTCTAGTAAGTCTCAAAAGATTGATTGTGGAAACTAATGATCTCGAGGAACTTCCTCACACTATTGGTCAATGCTCTTCTCTTGTGGAGCTTCGTGCAGACTATAACCGGCTCAAAGCCCTCCCTGAAGCCGTGGGACGGATTAAGACGTTGGAGATCCTGTCTGTGCGCTACAATAATGTGAGGCAACTGCCTACCACTATGGCGTCTATGGAGAATTTGAAAGAGCTGAACGTTAGTTTCAATGAGCTTGAATCTGTGCCCGAGAGTATGTGCTTTGCTACCACATTGGTAAAGCTAAACGTTAGCAACAATTTCGCAGACCTCCAATCTCTGCCAAGATCCATTGGCAACCTTGAGATGCTCGAGGAATTGGACATTAGTAATAATCAGATAAGAGTCCTCCCAGACTCGTTTagaatgttgtccaagttgagTGTCCTAAAAACCGAAGGAAACCCCCTGGAAGTCCCCCCAGCAGACATAGTTGCTAAAGGCGCAAAG GCTGTTGTCCAATACATGGCCGATCTTCATGCAATGAGGAACATGAAGGCAGCGCAACCggtcaagcaaaagaaatcTTGGGCTCAGAAGCTCTTTTCCCGCTCACGAGTCAATAAACAAAGGCGCGTTGAATATGTAAAAACCTAG